One Candidatus Aminicenantes bacterium genomic window carries:
- a CDS encoding LemA family protein, whose protein sequence is MAPLILFLLIIGVLFLLVVGIYNGLVALRNRCQNAWSQVDVQLKRRYDLIPNLVETVKGYAKHESGVFQNVTEARSKAMGAGTVKDQGVAETQLAGALKTLFAVAEAYPDLKANQNFLMLQEELAGTEGKIAYARQFYNDTVMKFNQKQQVFPSNVIANMFGFKEREYFEITEAAAKEPVKVQF, encoded by the coding sequence ATGGCCCCCTTGATTCTCTTCCTGCTCATCATCGGCGTCCTGTTCCTGCTGGTCGTCGGCATCTACAACGGCCTGGTGGCGCTGCGCAACCGCTGCCAGAACGCCTGGTCCCAGGTCGACGTCCAGCTCAAGCGCCGCTACGACCTGATCCCCAACCTGGTCGAGACGGTCAAGGGCTACGCCAAGCACGAGTCGGGCGTCTTCCAGAACGTCACCGAGGCCCGGTCCAAGGCCATGGGCGCAGGCACCGTCAAGGACCAGGGCGTCGCGGAGACGCAGCTGGCCGGGGCCCTCAAAACGCTGTTCGCGGTGGCCGAGGCCTACCCCGACCTCAAAGCCAACCAGAACTTCCTGATGCTGCAGGAGGAGCTCGCCGGGACCGAGGGCAAGATCGCCTATGCCCGGCAGTTCTACAACGACACGGTCATGAAGTTCAACCAGAAACAACAGGTCTTCCCCTCCAACGTCATCGCCAACATGTTCGGGTTCAAGGAGCGGGAGTACTTCGAGATCACCGAGGCCGCGGCCAAGGAGCCGGTCAAGGTCCAGTTCTGA
- the htpX gene encoding zinc metalloprotease HtpX yields the protein MYEQIAANKRKSAVLVFCFILAIVALGVAFDYLTNLGVAGVIVAVVIALLSAWGSYYASDKITLAISKARPATKEEFPYLYNVVEGLAIAAGVPAPRCYVIDDTAPNAFATGRNPQNSVICVTTGLLEKMNRAELEGVVAHEMSHIRNFDVRLMTLVVVMIGIMALLSDWILRSFLWGGKIRRSGRDKSGIGAALIVIGLLMAILAPIIGSLIRMAISRKREFLADASSAELTRYPAGLASALRKIADDKEPLEAANKATAHLYIANPLLDHKGKLNRLFSTHPPIEERIAALEKM from the coding sequence ATGTACGAGCAAATCGCCGCGAACAAGCGGAAGTCCGCGGTCCTGGTCTTCTGCTTCATCCTGGCCATCGTGGCCTTGGGGGTGGCCTTCGACTACCTGACCAACCTGGGGGTGGCCGGGGTCATCGTAGCCGTCGTGATCGCCCTCCTCTCGGCCTGGGGCAGCTACTACGCCAGCGATAAGATCACCCTGGCCATCAGCAAGGCCCGGCCGGCGACCAAGGAAGAATTCCCGTATCTTTACAATGTCGTCGAGGGGCTGGCCATTGCGGCCGGCGTCCCCGCTCCCCGCTGCTATGTCATCGACGACACGGCGCCCAACGCGTTCGCCACGGGGCGTAACCCGCAAAACTCGGTCATCTGCGTCACCACGGGGCTTTTAGAGAAAATGAACCGGGCCGAGCTCGAGGGCGTCGTAGCCCACGAAATGTCCCACATCCGCAACTTCGACGTGCGGCTGATGACGCTGGTCGTCGTCATGATCGGCATCATGGCCCTGCTCAGCGATTGGATCCTGCGGAGCTTTCTGTGGGGCGGCAAGATCCGGCGGAGCGGCCGCGACAAGAGCGGGATCGGGGCGGCGCTGATCGTCATCGGTCTGCTGATGGCGATCCTGGCCCCGATCATCGGGTCCCTTATCCGCATGGCCATCTCCCGGAAGCGCGAGTTTCTGGCCGACGCCAGCTCGGCCGAGCTGACCCGCTATCCGGCCGGCCTGGCCTCGGCCCTGCGCAAGATCGCCGACGACAAGGAGCCTCTCGAGGCGGCCAACAAGGCCACGGCCCATCTCTACATCGCCAACCCCCTGCTCGATCACAAGGGCAAGCTTAACCGGCTGTTCAGCACCCACCCGCCGATCGAGGAACGGATCGCGGCCCTGGAGAAGATGTAG
- a CDS encoding serine hydrolase, translated as MKKTGWLLCAALIVGPAHGRQSPPPKLDALLEAVTGAAHKIIETDPRDSFKNFDSLIVLHQGRTAFEKYYNGVQGGAPHQMQSQTKSITALLLGVAIDQGLIKSENEKVAPYFPESFAPGDKLKAAMTIKDLLTMSAGIDWEEMLPQEDPKNDNAKMFRSDDWLAYVLARPMAVPPGTVFEYNSGCPMLVAAIIEKASGQSLEAFARKTLFEPLDIREFTWLKNAKGFCHAGGGLALKPMDMAKIGELALNKGMWKGRRIVSEGWIERAVTPRFMTEFNASGYGYFWWTKDYDLGEGRKTRVISSRGAGGQFTHILPDYGLVLAFTERNFTTPQVGGMIVEDLIEKLKSLPASK; from the coding sequence ATGAAAAAGACGGGATGGCTTCTTTGCGCCGCACTGATCGTCGGCCCGGCCCACGGCCGGCAAAGCCCGCCCCCGAAACTCGATGCCCTCCTCGAAGCCGTCACCGGCGCCGCGCATAAGATCATCGAGACGGACCCTCGCGATTCCTTCAAGAATTTCGACAGCCTCATCGTCCTCCACCAAGGCCGCACGGCTTTCGAGAAATACTACAACGGCGTGCAGGGCGGAGCGCCGCATCAGATGCAATCCCAGACCAAGAGCATCACGGCCCTCCTTCTCGGAGTGGCCATCGATCAAGGCTTGATCAAGAGCGAGAACGAGAAAGTGGCGCCCTACTTCCCGGAATCCTTCGCTCCCGGGGACAAGCTCAAGGCGGCTATGACGATCAAGGACCTGTTAACGATGTCGGCGGGGATCGACTGGGAGGAGATGCTTCCCCAGGAGGACCCCAAGAACGACAACGCAAAAATGTTCCGCAGCGACGACTGGCTGGCCTATGTCCTCGCCCGACCCATGGCCGTCCCTCCAGGCACGGTCTTCGAGTACAACAGCGGCTGCCCGATGCTAGTCGCCGCGATCATCGAGAAGGCATCCGGCCAGTCCCTCGAGGCATTCGCCCGCAAGACCCTTTTCGAGCCCCTGGACATCCGCGAATTCACCTGGCTGAAGAATGCCAAGGGATTCTGCCATGCGGGAGGCGGACTGGCCCTGAAGCCGATGGATATGGCCAAGATCGGCGAGCTAGCGCTCAACAAAGGGATGTGGAAGGGCCGCCGGATCGTCTCGGAGGGCTGGATCGAGCGGGCCGTGACGCCGCGCTTCATGACGGAATTCAATGCCAGCGGATACGGCTATTTCTGGTGGACGAAGGACTACGACCTCGGGGAAGGCCGGAAAACGCGCGTCATCTCGTCGCGCGGCGCGGGCGGCCAATTCACCCATATCCTCCCGGACTACGGCCTGGTCTTGGCCTTCACCGAGCGGAATTTCACGACCCCGCAGGTCGGGGGGATGATCGTCGAGGACCTCATCGAGAAGCTGAAAAGCCTCCCGGCGTCAAAGTAA